The Pieris brassicae chromosome 7, ilPieBrab1.1, whole genome shotgun sequence genome includes the window taaatatgtattatcaatatttcgtagggaaataacattttgttcgagtagcaacgtctaaataattcgagatacCGCACACTTAAAAGGTTCAGCGGAAAggaatggcaatttttttgcGTCTCACTGAGGATGTCGATTTAACGAGGTGCGAGTTATACAGAttacactgtattttgtttaatcaaattgtttGTGGTAAATCAATCATCAGCCCTAAATCACAGCTATGGAAATCGTttcgtttttttatgtgtttgtattatataactgTGTAAATATTGGATTATTTAGGTATTTCGCGTTCGCATAGCCTGCGACCGCCGGGGATCGCCGCCATATCGTTTTCGcgatgttaaacatttttatgtgaataaacgtttatatgttatttaaatataatataaaattgcagctcttttattttttaacccaTTATAACTCCTTGCGactatataatcaaattttaataaaacatttaacatgagatacacacacatacacataatgCGATGAGACAGAAATGAACAAAACGTAAATCTATAGCTCTTCTGATGGCAATACTATATTTCgtcattaaatactttatgcaGATGCATATACATTCGCAAAATGCTTACTTACACATTGATGTGCCTAAAGGCATGTTGGAAATTCACAACTGTATTCAGTGCTcacaacaaataaactaaccaataaatttctaaacttgaccgtaaaaacaaagattatttttttaataaaattgttcaaagaGTTTTAGAAACTTTTCTTACGTTTCTTACCACTTTTCGAAGCATTAAAAtctctaaacaaataaaggactaacaaaataaaacacttattataaaaataaataaatatatttctgaaaacaatcacttatcatAAGTATACACAAACTGTAAGCCGACGTCAATATTCGTTCCGTTCTGAACGAGTTCTATACGCGACGCTTCCACGTGTACGCGTATACCATCGCCATTGACGAGTTCCGCGCATTTTGTCACGTGATCGCCTGCTACTGGAATCTTGCGAGGACCTAACGCCGGATCAAGATATCGCCACAGCTTTAGAGCATTTATGtctgaaagttaataaaaaatattttcagggttttcaatttaactatatagatataatagttatttaactaaattaaagatttaagcttgcgcctggtagatatACCACACACactacagcgaggaaatgctgccacagggaccaaatttgttttaattttctatttattcattttgaattattaatattaatactatgcatgttaaaaatattgtaaatactgtatttgtgtgtttaaaataaattgtattttaaatttacatactaatagttatttcttactatcgtaatcaaataatttgacaGTAAACTAacgtatacataataattaacacacaatacatagtgagacaattaaaaaattacagctGACTGCTTTATACTTCCCAGCAATAGATGGCCTATATATAAcctttatatcaaatttatttgacaagTTCATGTAGCAGTCGCTGACCACGACTGCTGTGAAGAAACGTCGagttgtgtaaaaaattgcgttaatatttcaatagaactaactttatcaaattttacttgcattatttatttacacacaaatattatattattataatacaaacaaacacagaaaTTCTCCCATTTGCTTTTAAGCCACAAACACTCTGTCAATCCAAGTGAATCCTTAGAGAATATTTCCTAGAACAGTTAAAACACTAATCCACTGAAAATGAGTATTACTGGTGACTATAActttggatttattttaaccaattttttttactaaccttTAATAGCCTTAATCTCTTTAGCTATCTTGGCTTTAATCTTCTCAACCGTATCCCCATCTACCAGGGTCACAGAAATGGTAAACAATCCACTCATCGGTGTGGGGTTGGTGAAGGTCACTGTAAGTCCAGGTACCGCAATAAAGTTGACATGTGGACTACCAGGCGCACAGTCTTCTATCGTTTTTTCTGGAGTATCAGgactgtatgtatgtttgaCTTCGATTGCGTCAAGCTGTTGATtcagaaaattatacaataatccaattatttaaacaaatctccGATGACagataaaaagttttgtaataaattgtttttttttagactatctgtatacaataaagtacAGGTTTTTCGTTTACCCATTCTACTGTCCGTTTTGGTTAACGACAAGTTCAAACGTGTTTTGGGTAGAATTGTTTTACGTACGCagtgaatattattgatttatctttaattatgttataattactagaaatttgtaattttcaccTAACAAGAGAACAcgagttttaactaaatattatcaaagacttttaatcgaaaataaaaattctgtgATTTGGCAAAGACCTACCGGAATCAACAACAGTCTTAACTGTTATAAAAGCAAAGAAAATAGGTCTTCAGGCGGCATTTTACTTTATTCATagtaatgtaaattgtttttatattttaacgtatgtatgtcaatttatatcatgtttgtcctaattatgtggttcaaataaaataaaaacaattttcttctTAATTCTTGTTTTCTTTAGGTCCCGATTacaaacatactaaaaattcaaaatggaaCCCCGACATAGCAGCCTATCGTTTAAGTCCGGTGTATAACTGTATgcattaagaaatattcaaaactttaaaaatgttactaatgcgttaaatgattatttaaattgtcaaagaattattttggtccttcgaaacAGACTaagctataaaaaattaacttcataataaatactcGAAGTAATATGAACATTAATATCGCAtcgttacttttattaatttacatgcttaaataatataaatacaatgtaattGTAGATTATTTAAGCTAGCCCATCTTGACatcttttcatataaacatattatattttctactgataatataaataatttatacgaaGCGGTAAATATTAAGCCTACAAATACTTACATCCAAAGTATTCAGcagatattgtttgttatcttCAAGCAGTTGGGCCTCATCAAAGGGCAAGGCAACAGAGAGTGCTTCGGGACCAATCTTTTGTAGATTATCTCTTGTGGCTTGAACGAATGGCATCactcttttcatatattttttaagatcgtTTATAGCAGAAAGTTTTGTTGATAATACTTTGTTATCGGGGAGACCTGAAGGCTGCAATCATAATGATTTGatgttgaatatatatatatataagtatggtataaaataaacagtttttatataattttttataccaatAAGCGTTACGAGGTTAGAACTAAtaagttactatttaaataattttcacaaatataacttttcgtTATTATTGCCATTAAAAAACTTAGACGAAGACgttaatgtgttttataaCTTCCCGTCAAGCTTTCGTCAACTCACTTTAactggatatatttttatatttccttttaattgtaatttgaataaattaattcccaactaatttttgtgtgtatataaagtttgacatgttttttttaatctcatttttgttaattctttACAATGTTTGACAATGCCAATGGCAGTATAAACTTTGAGGTCTTAGCCACAGATTTCTATCTCTTTCGTGACcgtatgttttttctaatagacagATAGTCGATCAGACTTCGGCCGGTTTTCACAATGTAACGTACATACAGTaaaccgtacgagcgagtgttaaatgcgcacatagacaaaggGATAATCGCACGCTAATCTTAAATTGCTTTGCACAATGTTTGaggacacaataaataaatcaagcgAAACTAATTACGTTATAACAGTATAGTTACCCCATTTAACTCCTTGAGAGTACTCAAAATCATATGTTGCCACTTCGGGTACTCCTTAGCGACCCATATCACCGCCTTATTCGGCTTCCGCTCCGGTTTGGGCgcttcgccttttttaggctTTCGGACTGCGCAGTGATTCTTGAGGTAGATACGGAAAGAATGGGCGGCCTCCATTAAATAGTTACTGGCTTTCATTGCCACTATATCAATGTCACCCGCTTTTTTTTCTAGCTGATCGGAAGAAATGTAGGCCAATTATTCAAGAAGGAAGTGTTCATACTTAATCTACCAGCGATGAATGTACCTAAAGAGAAACCGCGTAGCGCCGTCTAATCAGCCGAAGGGGCGGGGCTTGACAAACTATTAGCCAACGGGCCCACATAACGTACGAGTACGTACGTTAATTTGCGGGTATTAACGGCGTTCTGATTTAAGTTAACGCCGCACTCGAGTTTTTTCCGCGATTTAAACTAAATGCTAGactaatacttatattgaaattagtataaaataatatcgcagAAAAAAGCCGTAGTGCGGCTGTTACAGAATGAATTGagcttttacatatgtatatgtccctgttaattatgaaatgattagaaaattgcaacattatatcgtatttttatgtcaacaaATAAGTTCCGAGacgatttttatgttaattgatttattttaaccttattttatcagaatgttttcattaaaaattgcttAGTTTAGCTATTGTTGTcgtttaaaggaaataaatcttacctaccagtatgttttaaatctcagtacattctgtaatcaatgtcaaaatctcgtcttattcataaacctttggtaaaggatttttgtcacatattttatataatgtccaTTCGACAATAGATAACTATTTGGCCGCAATTATGGCAACAATGGTGTCTAgttaaatttggtttattttttaacttgtggAGTTTATTCTCGAATATTCTAATTGTATGGAATTATTAACACCTGCACTCTGAACTTACTAAAAAGCTACTACTATAGGACCATTATAGACGCTTCTTAGTAgttctataaaattcaatactcTATCGAAAAGCTtatttgacagatgacagtgaaaaataaagtattgttaagagTAATCTATCTAAAACATGACTTTAAAAGGCGTTAAAGAGTAAAAGCActggtataataataatttatctaaaaaaaacacagttaaaatatagatttttatatgtcagTTACGCGACACAGAACAGATTAGTCGAATCGACAATGACGTATGcatgttaataatatcttgtttaatattaatactatcatggagttttatttgctggtttttttatagattcataatacgtatttatatg containing:
- the LOC123712168 gene encoding leucine--tRNA ligase, cytoplasmic-like — its product is MLEKKAGDIDIVAMKASNYLMEAAHSFRIYLKNHCAVRKPKKGEAPKPERKPNKAVIWVAKEYPKWQHMILSTLKELNGPSGLPDNKVLSTKLSAINDLKKYMKRVMPFVQATRDNLQKIGPEALSVALPFDEAQLLEDNKQYLLNTLDLDAIEVKHTYSPDTPEKTIEDCAPGSPHVNFIAVPGLTVTFTNPTPMSGLFTISVTLVDGDTVEKIKAKIAKEIKAIKDINALKLWRYLDPALGPRKIPVAGDHVTKCAELVNGDGIRVHVEASRIELVQNGTNIDVGLQFVYTYDK